A genomic segment from Spinacia oleracea cultivar Varoflay chromosome 3, BTI_SOV_V1, whole genome shotgun sequence encodes:
- the LOC110789717 gene encoding PHAF1 protein At3g51130, whose amino-acid sequence MLHQPQPPPQQHQRERARRRCEGTAMGAIALDLRPGLGLGPFTLGMPICEAFAQIEQQPNIYDVVHVKYFDEEPLKLDMVISFPDHGFHLRFDPWSQRLRLIEIFDVKRLQMRYATSLIGGQTTLATFVAVYQLFGPTYPGIYDKERGIYNLLYPGLSFAFPIPTQYTDCCNDGEAELPLEFPDGTTPVTCRVCIYDSSMGKKVGVGSLMDKATVPPLPAGSLYMEEVHVKLGDELRFSIGDQHVPFGASPQDVWTELGRPCGIHQKQVDQMVIHSASDPRPRTTLCGDYFYNYFTRGLDILFDGQTHKIKKFVLHTNYPGHPDFNSYIKCNFVIHSSDFDGSFPDENSLKHCITASTKWEQVKEILGDCGRAAIQTQGSTNNPFGSTFVYGYQNVAFEVMKNGYIATVTLFQS is encoded by the exons ATGTTGCATCAGCCGCAGCCACCGCCGCAGCAACACCAGCGAGAGAGAGCTCGCCGCCGCTGCGAAGGCACCGCCATGGGAGCCATCGCCCTCGATCTTCGTCCCGGCCTCGGCCTTGGTCCTTTCACTCTAG GAATGCCAATTTGTGAAGCGTTTGCGCAAATTGAGCAGCAGCCTAACATATATGATGTGGTGCACGTCAAGTATTTTGACGAG GAACCCCTAAAGTTGGATATGGTCATCAGCTTTCCAGATCATGGGTTTCACCTCCGATTTGATCCTTGGTCCCAG AGGTTGCGGCTTATTGAAATTTTTGATGTTAAAAGGCTTCAGATGCGATATGCCACCTCTCTGATAGG AGGACAGACCACTCTTGCAACCTTTGTAGCTGTATATCAGCTTTTTGGTCCTACATATCCAGGGATTTACGACAAAGAAAGAGGCATTTATAATCTGTTATATCCA GGACTGTCCTTTGCTTTTCCGATTCCTACACAGTATACAGACTGTTGCAATGATGGGGAAG CGGAATTGCCTCTTGAATTTCCTGATGGTACTACTCCAGTTACTTGCCGTGTCTGCATATATGATAGTTCAATGGGTAAGAAGGTAGGAGTTGGATCACTAATGGACAAGGCTACTGTTCCTCCGCTTCCTGCTGGTAGCCTGTACATGGAAGAAGTGCATGTTAAG TTAGGAGATGAATTGCGGTTTTCTATTGGTGATCAGCATGTACCTTTTGGTGCATCTCCACAG GATGTTTGGACTGAATTAGGCCGTCCTTGTGGAATACATCAGAAGCAG GTTGACCAAATGGTAATTCATTCAGCCTCAGATCCGCGTCCACGAACAACCCTTTGTGGAGATTACTTTTATAATTACTTCACACGTGGCTTGGACATATTGTTTGATGGGCAG ACACATAAAATCAAAAAGTTTGTTCTGCACACAAACTATCCCGGGCATCCTGATTTTAACTCGTACATAAAGTGCAATTTCGTCATCCATTCATCTGACT TTGATGGATCTTTCCCAGATGAAAATAGTTTGAAACACTGCATTACTGCGAGCACGAAGTGGGAACAGGTCAAG GAAATTCTCGGAGATTGTGGTCGTGCTGCCATCCAAACTCAAGGGTCTACAAACAATCCTTTTGGATCCACCTTTGTGTATGGTTATCAAAATGTTGCATTTGAG GTTATGAAGAATGGTTATATTGCCACGGTGACTCTGTTTCAGTCCTGA
- the LOC110789718 gene encoding probable pectinesterase 53 isoform X1, with product MIILRVVVFSLCVLCVPLAEANQNDASITTTNVKLRVGEKEFFEWVNKIGFKTKSRSNNNNNNNNNNNNRMKFEQHKQQQKKKMKPCKTIKVRENPKPSSKHFGSVQKAISSLPILNSCRVVISVGPGTYREKVEIPRTMAYIKIKGAGADKTIIEWDDTADRLGQSGQPLGTYGSATFAVNSPFFVAKNITFKNVAPLPQTGALGKQAVALRISADKAAFIGCKFIGTQDTLFDHIGRHYFKDCYIEGSVDFVFGNGLSLYDACHLHAVSNHYGALTAQKRESFTEKTGFSFVNCRVTGSGGLYLGRAWGTFSRVVFAYTYMDKIIAPGGWYDWGDKNRDIFGLMCRTVFYGQYKCSGPGANYGGRVSWSRELTSQEAQPFISYDFIDGYEWLKNLI from the exons ATGATAATACTCAGAGTAGTTGTGTTTTCTTTGTGTGTTCTATGTGTTCCCTTAGCTGAGGCTAACCAAAATGATGCATCAATTACTACTACTAATGTGAAGTTGAGAGTTGGTGAGAAAGAGTTTTTTGAATGGGTTAACAAAATTGGGTTTAAGACCAAATCCAGgtctaacaacaacaacaacaacaacaacaacaacaacaacagaatGAAATTTGAGCAACACAAACaacaacagaagaagaaaatgAAGCCTTGCAAAACCATTAAAGTGAGGGAAAACCCGAAACCGTCGTCGAAGCATTTTGGTAGTGTGCAGAAGGCTATAAGTTCACTCCCAATTCTTAACTCGTGTCGTGTGGTTATCTCTGTTGGTCCAGGAACATACAG GGAAAAGGTGGAAATTCCAAGAACAATGGCttacataaaaataaaaggagcaGGAGCAGATAAGACCATAATTGAATGGGATGATACTGCTGACAGATTAGGGCAGAGTGGTCAGCCATTAGGGACTTATGGCTCTGCTACTTTTGCTGTTAATTCTCCTTTCTTTGTTGCCAAAAATATCACTTTCAAG AATGTAGCGCCATTGCCGCAAACAGGAGCACTAGGGAAACAAGCAGTAGCACTTCGGATATCAGCAGACAAAGCAGCATTCATAGGGTGCAAATTCATAGGGACACAAGACACTTTGTTTGATCACATAGGAAGACATTACTTCAAGGATTGCTATATCGAAGGATCTGTGGATTTCGTGTTTGGAAACGGACTCTCCCTATACGATGCGTGCCATCTACACGCCGTGTCAAACCACTATGGAGCTCTTACTGCTCAAAAGAGGGAGAGTTTCACGGAGAAAACTGGGTTTTCTTTTGTGAATTGTAGGGTTACCGGGTCGGGCGGGCTTTACCTTGGTCGGGCTTGGGGTACCTTCTCAAGGGTTGTGTTTGCGTACACTTACATGGACAAGATCATTGCCCCGGGGGGATGGTATGATTGGGGTGACAAAAATAGGGATAT TTTTGGTTTAATGTGCAGGACGGTATTTTACGGACAATACAAGTGCTCAGGACCGGGAGCTAACTATGGAGGAAGGGTATCATGGTCGAGGGAATTAACATCACAAGAAGCTCAACCATTCATTTCCTATGATTTCATAGATGGCTATGAATGGCTTAagaacttaatttaa
- the LOC110789718 gene encoding probable pectinesterase 53 isoform X2, protein MIILRVVVFSLCVLCVPLAEANQNDASITTTNVKLRVGEKEFFEWVNKIGFKTKSRSNNNNNNNNNNNNRMKFEQHKQQQKKKMKPCKTIKVRENPKPSSKHFGSVQKAISSLPILNSCRVVISVGPGTYREKVEIPRTMAYIKIKGAGADKTIIEWDDTADRLGQSGQPLGTYGSATFAVNSPFFVAKNITFKNVAPLPQTGALGKQAVALRISADKAAFIGCKFIGTQDTLFDHIGRHYFKDCYIEGSVDFVFGNGLSLYDACHLHAVSNHYGALTAQKRESFTEKTGFSFVNCRVTGSGGLYLGRAWGTFSRVVFAYTYMDKIIAPGGWYDWGDKNRDMTVFYGQYKCSGPGANYGGRVSWSRELTSQEAQPFISYDFIDGYEWLKNLI, encoded by the exons ATGATAATACTCAGAGTAGTTGTGTTTTCTTTGTGTGTTCTATGTGTTCCCTTAGCTGAGGCTAACCAAAATGATGCATCAATTACTACTACTAATGTGAAGTTGAGAGTTGGTGAGAAAGAGTTTTTTGAATGGGTTAACAAAATTGGGTTTAAGACCAAATCCAGgtctaacaacaacaacaacaacaacaacaacaacaacaacagaatGAAATTTGAGCAACACAAACaacaacagaagaagaaaatgAAGCCTTGCAAAACCATTAAAGTGAGGGAAAACCCGAAACCGTCGTCGAAGCATTTTGGTAGTGTGCAGAAGGCTATAAGTTCACTCCCAATTCTTAACTCGTGTCGTGTGGTTATCTCTGTTGGTCCAGGAACATACAG GGAAAAGGTGGAAATTCCAAGAACAATGGCttacataaaaataaaaggagcaGGAGCAGATAAGACCATAATTGAATGGGATGATACTGCTGACAGATTAGGGCAGAGTGGTCAGCCATTAGGGACTTATGGCTCTGCTACTTTTGCTGTTAATTCTCCTTTCTTTGTTGCCAAAAATATCACTTTCAAG AATGTAGCGCCATTGCCGCAAACAGGAGCACTAGGGAAACAAGCAGTAGCACTTCGGATATCAGCAGACAAAGCAGCATTCATAGGGTGCAAATTCATAGGGACACAAGACACTTTGTTTGATCACATAGGAAGACATTACTTCAAGGATTGCTATATCGAAGGATCTGTGGATTTCGTGTTTGGAAACGGACTCTCCCTATACGATGCGTGCCATCTACACGCCGTGTCAAACCACTATGGAGCTCTTACTGCTCAAAAGAGGGAGAGTTTCACGGAGAAAACTGGGTTTTCTTTTGTGAATTGTAGGGTTACCGGGTCGGGCGGGCTTTACCTTGGTCGGGCTTGGGGTACCTTCTCAAGGGTTGTGTTTGCGTACACTTACATGGACAAGATCATTGCCCCGGGGGGATGGTATGATTGGGGTGACAAAAATAGGGATAT GACGGTATTTTACGGACAATACAAGTGCTCAGGACCGGGAGCTAACTATGGAGGAAGGGTATCATGGTCGAGGGAATTAACATCACAAGAAGCTCAACCATTCATTTCCTATGATTTCATAGATGGCTATGAATGGCTTAagaacttaatttaa